TCTGCCAGAAGTACCTGCAGCACCGTTTTGTCGTGGGGGATATCGATAACGCGGCCGTCACTGGACAATTTAACCTGAAAGGTGCGTGGGTCAACTGGCTGTACCGGACTCGCGGCAGCGAAGAACTCTCGGTGGATACAGTGGTCGTCCCAACCAGCTGCTTTCGCCGCTGCTAAAACGGCAATGATGAAACCGCCAGGACCACAGACGTATAGATGTTGTCCGGGCATCGGGTTGGCAAGAAGGGTAGCGAGGTCGATACGGGCCTCAGGGCCTGCATCATCAAAGTATAGATGGGTACTTTTGGTAAATTGTCCATCGCCCAGGCGCTCCCGGAATGCCATGCGGGCTTTATCCCTCGCACAATAATGCACCTCAAAGGATGCACCGCCAGCGGCCAGTGTTTCTGCCATCGACAAAATCGGCGTCACCCCGATGCCCCCGGCCAGCAGGATGGAATGTTTTGCGTCAGTGGATAGCGGGAAGTGATTTTTGGGTTCGCCAATCTCCAGCAGTTGCCCTTCTTCCAGGCGATGCATGGCCAGTGAGCCCCCGCGTGAATTCGGATCACGTAGTACCGCGATCAGATAACGGTGTGTGTCGCAGGAGCTGTTACACAATGAGTACTGGCGGACGATCCCGTCCTCGAGGTGGACATCAATATGCGCGCCAGCGGAAAACGCCGGCAGGTCGGCACCATCAAGGCGTGCAAGTTCAAATGCACAAATATCGGTCGCGACCTCAAATTTACGGACAATCTTGACTTGCATACAGCACCTCACAACAAACTCGAGCCGCTGGCTGCCCGTAACGAACAGGATTGCGAGAATACCTTGCGCTCGCGGCAATCGGCGTCGATATTAAGCTTCAACTAGTGGCGTCGCCTTACGTTAAATCGATACCGTCGATTTCGTTTGGCGACAGATAATTGTTATTGTTGCTCACGCCATTCATTCGGCTCGAATACATCTCCGCTATTTATGCGTGTAAATCTATGAGTTCCCGTTCAAAACGCTCAACTAGCGCGGGCATGTCATCGTCAAGAGTCCATTCGCTAAGTCGTACTTCTGGTGGGGCTTCGGTGTAGTCATCCCAGTCTGCGCTTAATCTACGAGCGGCATCGGCATGTTCAAATAGTGTTGAAAAAGTGTCGCGTTCTTCTTTGGTGTCGAACAAAACATGGGCAATGGCGGCATATTTTTCGTGTGGCGCGCTTCCATCCTCGCCAATTCTTTCAATCCATACCATTTTGGGTTGCAAGTTCAAGTCTCTTGCTGACAAGCCAATACCTAATGGCAGATGAATATTCCGATGGTAATCATAGTCGAATGTTCTATTTTTTGGGCGCGGGTACAAAAAAGAAAGGGAAAACATAATCAAGACTCCCGTGCGATTATCTTTGAGTCCCGCTCTTCACTTACGAGGCGGTCCAATATTTTACGGCCTTCAAGCTGAAGGCGGTCGCCGTTGAAAGAAGCATGAGGAACGGTGAATACATCAAGGTCGCCAACGGAAATTTGTTGCGCTTCTAATAAAATAACGTCTTGTTTGAAAACGTTTCTTGTTTCTTCTGCCAAGTGGGATAGGGTGTTTTCGTTGCCATAGTTAATGCCCACGGTGTAGAAGTAGTGGGATGACTTTTCTGTTTCCGGAATGGCGGCATGGAAGTCGTGAAACTCCACGGCTTTTGCTTGCGGTTGCCCCGCAGGTCTTAAAGAAATATGGAAGGTGGTGTAGCAGGGGGCATGCCAGCTCACTTCCATTGTGAAATCTAGTGGTCCCGTCCAGGATTCCTTATTGAGAGCCTGCGCCATCATCATGGGCCACAGCGGCGCGCCCTCGTCGCCCAAGCTGTCTGCGTGAGTGCGGAAATGAATCGAGCGCTCCTTGATCTCGTAAGTTAAACCACGATCCATTGGTTCGCTCCCAGGTTGGGCATTTCTATAGAAATGCACTTCCTCCCCACCAAATGACTCAGGATGGACGAATTCAGCATGAGTGATATCAAACAGGTTGTCGTTCAGTAGGCGGTAATTTGCGCGCATCGATTCGAAGAGCCCGGTGCAGCTGCGTATTTCGGAATTCGTATCAAGCAAAGCGAGACTACTTGGGATGGTACTTTCGTCCACAGCTAGTTCCGGCTCGCCCATCCAGATCCAGATAAATCCATGGCGTTCGCACACAGGGTAACTGCGTACGATCGCTTTGGGTGAGATGACCGCTTGGCCCGGTACATGCGTGCATCGACCATGGGTTCCGAAGCGGGCGCCGTGATAACGGCACTGGATAGTTTCCCCAACAACTTTTCCCAGTGACAGAGGGGCCTGGCGGTGAATACAGGCATCATGGACTGCTGCGTACTGACCGCTCTCGGTTTGGAATAACGCAATCTTATGACTCAGAATCGTGCGAGCCACTACATGGCCGTCGGCCAACTCTTTCGGCGTGGCGGCTACGTACCACGAGTTATACAAAAACATGCTGGCTCTCCTCTTTATTATTAGCGCTTCACATGGCGACCAATTGTTTGCCGACTCCTAAATGTCAGCGTCTTCCTCGACAAGGTTTTGTTTGCCGAAGGCGATCTTCCGGTCATGCGCGTGAAATGATCATAGAAAGCGGTCGATGAGGTGGCACTCCCATGGGGTACCAGCTTATCCCGATAGCGCAAAATCCTGCTCCAGTGCCGGGTCTTACGGGTAGCTGCTTGGCCTCTATTAAGCGGACCGCTTCCGGACAGGATTTTGCGCTGCTGGGATAAGCCCGTAATCCATGGGAGTGCTGTGATTCAGCGGAATTTTTAAGATCGGGTCATGAGCATAGCGACCGGAAAAGTATCTCTGCGTCGGCTCGACCACGTCAGCTACGGGCGCTGATAATAGATGTCCGATTTGGAGTCGCCACGTTATGAAAGAGCAGATTCATCAAGTCACGCTGAACTTCGCCGATGGCGTCAGTCGCAGTTTCGATGTTGCAGCGAAAAGTACCATTCTCGACGCTGCTCTCGCAGCTGACGTCCCTCTGCTATATCAGTGTCAGTCGGGTAGCTGTTCCAGCTGCATCGCACAATTGTCTGAAGGTGATGCAGTCACTCGTGCGGGAGCCAGTTCGACTCTCCTGGCGAGCGAGTATACAGCTGGCCAGCGCCTGCTCTGCGTATGCCAGGCACGATCGGACTGTACTTTCGAACTGGGCTACAGCAGTGAAGTCGGCTCCAGTGTGGCAAAAGAGGTACACGCGTTCGTAGATTCGGTCGATCGGATTGCTAGCAATGTGATGCGTCTGTCGCTGGAACTGGCTGACGGCGAATGGCTCGATTTCCGTCCTGGTCAATTCGTTCAGGTCGAGGTGCCAGGTTTTGGCGTGGTGCGCAGTTATTCGCCGTCCAGCACCCTCAGCAATATGCCAAAACTTGAACTGCTAGTCCGTCTCCTGCCGGGCGGCGCTATGTCGAGCTACTTGGAGGAGCGAGCGCAAGTGGAGGACGTGTTGACCCTTAGCGGACCTTACGGCGCCTTTTTCCTGCGTGAGGAAAAACGGCGTGCTCCGCACATTTTTATTGCCGGTGGTACTGGCCTAGCACCGATCTTGTCGATGATTGACGCCCTGCACCAGGGCAGTGGGCGAAAACCACCGATGTTGTTGAATTTTGGCTGTGCCACACCTGATGCGCTGTTCTGCCTCGACGAAATTGAACTTCGTCAGCAGTGGTTACCGAGTCTCGAAGCACGCATTTGCGTTGACCGCGAGCCGGAGCCAGGAATGCATCAAGGCAGCCCTGTAAGCGCCTTGTGCGAAGGCGACGTAAACAGTGCAGATACCGTCGCTTATCTATGCGGCCCTCAACCGATGATCAATGCTGCCACGACACGTCTGATAGAGCTGGGCGTCGACCCTGCGAACATCTTCAGTGAACTTTTTGTCGCCAGCCACTAAGGAGCATTCCATGCAACTGACCAAGCCTGCGCCGTTTTCGCCGGAACAGATGAAATGGTACGAACAAGCTTGCGCAAAGATTGATCCACAGCGCCTGCAAAATCTTCTACTGGCAATCACTGACATTCACAGTCCCACTGGCGCGGCGCGTGCGGCTAGTGAACACATGGTCGGCTACCTCAAGAAGATCGGGATGGAAGCGCGCTATCAACCGATGGGCTTCTCCAGCGGCAATGTGCTAGGTGAGTTGCGAGGGAGTGGTGGCGGTGCCGCGGTGCTGCTTTATGCACCGATTGACACCCACTTGGAGGGAGACAGTTCTGAGAAGCTGCTTACCGGCGGTTCCTATGAGGCAGATATGCGACCTTCTGCACAGAAGGTCGACGACTGGGTTTTCGGCCTCGGTTCCTCCAACCCCAAAGCGATGGTCGCCACCCTTACAGAAGTCGCTACGGCGTTGATTGAAGCCGAGGTGCCATTGATTGGTGACCTTCTCGTCGGTATGGCTGACGGGGGGATGCCAGTGGATCTGTCCGCACGCCAGCATGCTGGAATGTCCAACGGGGTGGTCCATATGCTGAGTCGGGGTGCTGCACCGGATTTTGCGGTGGTTATGAAACCATGGAACTGGGTTTACCATGAAGAACCTGGCATGGGTTGGTTCAAACTGCGCGTTCACGGCACCCTAGGTTATGCCGGAGTGCCGCGCGGTACACCTGGATTCCGTAGTTCGGTCGTCCCGGCTGCGACAGTCATCCAGGACCTTGAACAGTGGATTATCGACTACGCCGAGCACAATACCTCTGGGCAGATAAAGCCTCACGGCTGGATTGCCGGTGTGCGTGGCGGCGATCCGGAGCGCCCGGCATTTCCATCGGCGGTCACCGAGATTTTCTTCGACGTGCGGATCAATCCGCGGACTAGTCCAGCAGCCGTTAAGGCTCAATTTGGGGCGTTTGTCCGTGAGTTAGAGGCACAGCGACCAGAGTTAGTCCTCGACTGGGAAATGTACGGATCAGTGCCAGGCGGTACCACAGATCCGCAGAACTGGATCATCCAGTCGTGCCTGCGTGGTTGGGAACATATCGAGCGTCGCCCGCATGGAGTGCCTGATTTGCTGGGTGGGCAAACTGACGGTGCGGCGTTGCGTCGATTTGGTATTCCCACGGCGAGAATCGGCTGGCCGTGGCCCGCCGATGGGGCGCCACTGGCCGTCACTGAGGGGCTTGGCGGGATGGGCGCAACTTACATTCCTGATCTGATCCCCTGTGCGAAAAAGATCATGTACGCACTGATCGATACCTTGACCCGGTCGCGCCACGAGCTGGGGCTTTAACCGGGCCTCTTCTTCGCACAGCAACATTTGTAATAAGGAATTAAGATAATGATCAAATCACGCGCCGCCGTAGCCTTCGCGGCCAACCAACCACTGCAAATCGTTGAAGTGGATGTTGAACCACCGAAGGCTGGAGAGGTTCTGGTTCGTGTCGTTGCCACAGGGGTATGTCATACCGATGCCTATACTCTTTCAGGAAATGACTCTGAAGGTATTTTCCCCTGCATCCTGGGGCACGAGGGTGGAGGAATTGTCGAAGCGATAGGTGAGGGCGTGACTTCGCTCGCGGTAGGCGATCACGTCATTCCGCTCTATACCGCCGAATGTGGTCAGTGCAAATACTGCACTTCAGGGAAGACCAATTTGTGCCAGGCGGTCCGTGCCACCCAAGGCAAAGGGGTGATGCCGGACGGTACCACTCGATTTTCCTACCAGGGGCAGCCGATTTACCACTACATGGGCTGCTCGACCTTCTCCGAATTCACAGTCCTGCCGGAAATTTCCCTCGCGAAAATCCCCAAGGATGCTCCGCTGGAGAAAGCCTGTCTGCTTGGATGCGGCGTCACCACTGGCATTGGTGCAGTGCTCAATACCGCCAAGGTGGAGGAGGGGGCCACCGTCGCCATTTTCGGACTCGGTGGCATCGGTCTGGCAGCGATCATCGGTGCCAGGATGGCGAAGGCCGGCCGGATTATTGTAATCGACATCAACCCGGCCAAGTTCGATATAGCCCGCGAGTTGGGTGCCACCGATTTCGTTAACCCAAAGGAGCAATCCAAACCCATACAGGATGTCATTGTGGAGATGACCGACGGTGGTGTGGACTACTCCTTTGAGTGTGTAGGTAATGTGCAATTGATGCGCGCGGCGCTGGAGTGCTGTCACAAAGGCTGGGGCGAATCGACCATTATCGGTGTGGCCGGTGCTGGCCAGGAAATCTCCACGCGCCCATTTCAGCTGGTCACCGGACGCGTCTGGCGTGGCTCTGCCTTCGGTGGAGTCAAAGGTCGTACAGAGTTGCCGAGCTATGTCGAGAAGGCGCAGAACGGTGAAATTCCGCTGGATACCTTCATTACCCATAACCTGCCGCTAGAAGCCATTAACCAGGCCTTCGAGTTGATGCACGCAGGCAAAAGCATCCGCACAGTCATTCATTTCGATTGCTAAGTCAGCAGATCTAGCGATGAATCGCCAGGGCGAACGTGCCCTGGCAACACTGCAACGCAAACCCACCTCGTTTCTATCAAAGAGAGCTATAAAATGAGTGTCTTTACTCACGTTACAGTTGGCACCAACGACTTGAACAAAGCCCGCAGCTTCTACGACAACGTACTAGGTAAGCTTGGCCAGAAACGTATCGCTGATCTCGGAGACAATGGTTCTATCTGGGGCGAGAACGCACCGTCTTTCTTCGTCATGAAGCCAGCTAACGGTGCGCCTGCCAGTGTTGGCAATGGTGTCACTGTCAGTTTCGAAGCACCAAGCCGTGCTGCAATCGACGCTTTCCACGCCGCTGCATTGGCCGCTGGCGGCACGTGCGAAGGCTTGCCAGGCCTACGTGGTTGGGCTCCGAATGCCTATGCTGCGTATGCCCGTGATCTGGACGGAAACAAACTAGCGGCCTATTGCTTCAAGCCCGCTTGAGTTTAGAACGGGGCCGGCTTTCTCGGTCGGCCTCACCTAGGATCTTTATATCCATCAGACTATCAATCGCCTAGTAGAATCCTACTGTCGTTATCAGTAGAGGATTATTACTCATTTATTGCGGGATTTAAGTATCTCTTCAGCCTGTGTCAAGTCCTCCACTGTGTCGATATCTAAGACGATTCCTTGATCGTCCAAGAGCAGCATTAGGGCAGTACCCGCCTGTTGATATTTCTTCACAATAGAGGCTGCCCCCGAATCACCTCGAAGCGCTATTAATGCATCGAAGCACTCTGGACCAAAGCCGACAGGATGCCCCCACTGTCCACACCAAACGGGCGCCACCACCGGACATGAGGCTAAGTTCTGGGCCACTTGCAGCAAACTATTTGCAGTGGCCAACGGTAAATCCCCTGGCAGAATGAGCCACCCATTTGCGTGTTCCGTCGCTCTCACGCCTCGTGAAATAGACTCACCCATACCAACAACCTCACCAGCTACTTGGTGCACGATGTGATAAGGAAGTTTAGAGTCGGCCGCGGTGCGCAGTACACGATCCAAGACTGGAATGCCGTTCAGCGGGGCTTCAAGCTTGTGTGTGTCGCCTCCAGACTGAAGAAAACGACTTCCCAATCCCGCAGCCAGAATAATGATCGTAGGCGACTGAGTAGGTAGCGTAACTTGGGGCGTTTTCATATTATTTCACCGTTGTGCACCCGCTAGGCGGAGTAGTTCAGTCGTGTGGAAAATGTCTGGTGTTATCGAAAAGATCTCGTGAAATTTAACTGTGAGCGGCAAATTTAACCCACTGCACTGCACTAACTTGGCACTAGCGCAACTACGCCAGAGCGGGAGGCTAGGTGCAGCTGCGATGATACTGGGCGTTGAGTATCTTATCTATGTCGATGCTCTGGAGGCTAGGCACCCAGTAACGAATATATACCACCCCAGAAAGACGCCCCCTTTTGACTTGCGATCAGTGCGACGCGCTGTCCGGGACGAACCATTTGAGGGGGCTAGCGAACTAACCAGTTTGCGGTCTCCGGGTTTAATAATCGAGTGCGCACCTATTGAAAGCCGTGGTGAATGGGTCAAGAATCAAGACTATCCCAGTTTCTGGGATGATTAAAACCCCTTTCACTTCAACGGTTCGGAAGCCAGAAGCGAGCCTCGTTCCCTTCTAGAAGTCATTTCCATCTGCCCCATGCTACTGTCAGGTCGATTTGCAACTTGACAGTGCATAGCAAGCTCACTCCTCCATAAGCTGTTTTCGTTTCTCCAGCCGGTCGCCCCTTCGGTACGCTGCTTCTGTCGCACTACTGATTTTATGCGCCAGGGCCATCTCCGGAACGATGTTCGCGAAGAGGGTTGTCTCGGCGGCCCAGTCTCTGAAGCTTGAACGAAAGCCATGCATGGTGATGACTTCGCCAGCTTCGTTGCGCCAGCCTGGCCCGTCATTCTTCAGCGATATCTCATCCATGCCTCGGATCTTCTGCAGCACGGCCATATTAGAAAGTGGCCGGCCAGCGTTCCGACCGGGAAACAGCAGCTCGCCATTAGATTCTTTCTTGAGACGGCGCGAGCTAAACGACCTGAACGAGAAGCCCCGAATAGGATTCCTGTTCACAGATGAGATGTGTCGGCGAGACGAATGATTGAGTCGGAGAAAGAGCATCGACGTGAGCAACGTCGCCAATGGTGGCGTGAGTTCAGTTGGATATCTTGGTTCTTCGATCAATATCCGAATGAGGATCTCTACAGGCCATCACCCGTCGAACGACGCAACACACGGCAAGAGATGACGTACCACCGTTTCCGCCAGATGACGAGTTGGTCGTTCTGGTCGCGAATGAAATCTTCCACAGGTATCAAGCTGGCTGCAGTGGGCGGCCTGATTGCCACGTTCCTTCAAGCCGCCCCTGAGCTGAAAGGTGCCCAGGCAGCCGTTGGCCCATTGAGTTGGTTGTTGCCGGGTGGCGGCTTTTACCTGCTCGCCGTTCTCTGGTTTGAGTATAGGTGTCCGGTACTGCTCAAGCGTACCCTCGCCGGGAAGGATGAATACCTGGGTGGGAAATTGCACCGCACTTGACCACTGATTTTCATTGATGCTGACCAGCCGTTTGCATTCGACGTGACCGGTCACTTGCATACGATCTGACCAGTCGCACGCATGGCTGGGTCATCGGGATCAATACGTGCTGGTTTGTAAGGAATTTTTACGGCGGATTATATGCCGTTTACAGGCCCGCTATCGGGCGTTAGCAGTCTTTCGCGACTGACCGCTACCGACCCAAAGCTGTCCCTTGGTGGAGGGCGGCTAACGGACAAAGCGGAGGTCGGCCGAACAAAACTACAAAACCTTGCCTTGCTGGCCGACCCGCCGGACACCGATCCGGCATCTCTGAACGATCCGACCTTCGACTTTCCCTCTACGGCCGTCACGGGAACTTAAGTGTCGACCCCTCTCATACATCACTGAACCTGATCCGGGTGGACTCTGCGTACGCTCTGATCCAGTCGGTGGTTCTGATCACGTGGGGTTTACTCATATGCTGGCGGTTGACCACCAAAAACTCCTTGAGCCGGCTGGTTTTCCTCAATGACAACATCGGGCACAAGTCCCCCCGTACGATCGCTTCGGCTGCGTAGTACTTCCAGCCGAGTGCCACGCCATGGCCGTAAACGGCCGCATCCAGTAGCGTTGAATAGGTTGAGTAATACCTCAACAACGTCGAGGCGGGTTTATCCAACGCCTTGATCGGCAACCATTGCTTCCAGTCCATCAACGGACTGTGATGGGTGGCCAGCTGTAACAGCGGTACGTTGCAGAGGTCTTCGACCTTGTTGATCGAATGCTGATGCAGGAACTCCGGGCTGGCGACGGGCAGGATGACTTCATCGAGCAATGGATAACTGACACCGTCGCTCCAGTTTCCGCTACCGAATCGCACTTCGATGTCGAAATCCGCAATATCCACCGATGGCGATTCGTCGATACAGATCAACTGCAACAGGACGTCCGGGTTTGCGGCGTAGAAGTCGCTGAGCGCCGGCAATAGCCAGTTGGAGGCGGCAACGCTGGTACGTAGCCGCACCACCGCACTGTCTTCCACCGCCGGGCGCAATGTCAGCGCGGTGTGCTCGATGTTTTCGAAGGCTACCGTCACCGAACTGAGTAGTTTTCTGCCAGCCTCGGTCAGTTCCAGGCGCGTGCCGAAGCGCACGAACAGCGCCACCCCCAGTGTGTGTTCCAGTTCCTTGATCTGACGGCTGATAGCTGGTTGGGAAATCAGCAGTTCCTCGGCGGCCCGGGTGAAGTTGCAGCGCCGGGCGGCGACTTCGAAGGCAACGAGCCGGTTCATGGAGCCGAGGAGGTGACGTCTGGAGGTCATGATTGCGCTTCGTAACGGGACACTTCTCATAACATAGCGTTATCAGCAGCATAAATACAGCTGCCCTTCCGGCGGGGACTGGCCAGTCGTACTATTTGCTCAAGGCATGAAGTGAACGATGGTGTGCTCGCACTTCTGACCTGCAATGGACACAGTCGAAAACCCGAAGACGGAGTGACCCATGAAATGCAAACTTGAAGTCAAAAATCTGTTCAAGGTTTTTGGAGGTTGTCCTGACGAGGCGATTCGCCTGGTGAAAGAGGGGCGGGAACGCACGGAAACTTTCGCCCGGACCGGTCAATCGCTGGCCGTCAACAATGCCTCTTTCAGCGTGTACGAAGGCGAGATCTTTGTGGTGATGGGGCTGTCCGGGTCAGGCAAGTCGACTCTGGTTCGCCTGCTCAACCGCCTGATTAATCCGACCTGCGGGCAGGTGCTGTTTGATGGGGTCGATATTGCCTCGATGTCCGAATCGCAACTGCGCGAGCTACGCAGGCGGCACATCAGCATGGTGTTTCAGTCGTTTGCGTTGATGCCCCATTTGACGGTTTTGCAGAATGTGGCTTTCGGACTCGAACTCGCGGGAGAGCCGCGATCCGAGCGCAACCAGAAGGCGCAGAAGGTGCTGGAGCAAGTCGGGCTCGGCACGCGCTCCAACAGCTTCCCCCATGAATTGTCCGGCGGCATGCAGCAGCGGGTCGGCCTAGCCAGGGCGCTGGCCAGCGATCCGTCGGTGCTGCTGATGGACGAAGCGTTCTCTGCACTGGACCCGATGATTCGCGCCGAGATGCAGGACGAACTGAAGAGGCTTCAGCGCAATGACAAGCGTACCATCATCTTCATTTCCCACGATATCGAAGAGGCGTTCCGCATCGGCGACCGTATCGCGATCATGCAGGATGGCGTGGTGGTGCAGGTTGGCACCAAGGAAGAGATTGTCAAGCAGCCGCGCAATGACTATGTGCGGTCATTCTTTAAAAACGTCGATGTGACCCATGTCTATTCGGCGCTGGATGTGTCCGACATGCCCGCTGAATCCCTACTCGACGCCAGTCGGCACAGCCTGCAGGAAGCCCGCGCCCGGTTGCTGGCTAATGACCTGGAGTTTGGCTACGTGGTTGACGAGCAAGGCAAGTTCCTCGGCATCGTTTCCATCGCCTCGCTGGACGCCGGGATTGAACTCAAGGGCCAGGCCGATCTGCTGTGCGCGCTGCTGGGAGCGACCCATAGCGTGGCTTCGACGGCATCGGTCTGCAGCTTGTACAACACCCTCGCCAACTTCCGGCACGATTTGCCGGTCGTCGATCCCGACGGCCAGTTCTGCGGCGCAATCAGCCGTTCCCGTGTCTTCGAACTGTTGGGGCGCAAGCCGCTGGCGGCCGAAACTCCCCTGGTCGGGGTCAATGAACCCGATACCTGTTGTTGAACCCTGTACGGCGGCCCACCCAGACCGTCTGGCTGCGCGCCCCGTTTTTTTTGTAGAGCGCTGATATCACCGAACGGGAAACACCATGAAACGTCATAACTATAAAAAACATCCGTGGATCAGGGCCTGTTTCCTTGCCCTTGCGTGTACTTCGCTGGCGACTCTGGCCCAGGCGGCGCCAGCAGATGCCTCGACATCTCATGAGGTTCCGGCAGCCGAGATTGTCCGGCCAGCCGGGGATTTTCTCAGTGGCTCGACGGCTGAGGAGCAACAGGCACGGTTTGATCCCTGGCGGCCGTTCAGCGATCAGGCGGTGATTCCGCTGGATCAATGGGTCACCAGCGGGCTGAATTGGGTGGTTGCGCATTTT
The sequence above is drawn from the Pseudomonas putida genome and encodes:
- a CDS encoding PDR/VanB family oxidoreductase; the encoded protein is MQVKIVRKFEVATDICAFELARLDGADLPAFSAGAHIDVHLEDGIVRQYSLCNSSCDTHRYLIAVLRDPNSRGGSLAMHRLEEGQLLEIGEPKNHFPLSTDAKHSILLAGGIGVTPILSMAETLAAGGASFEVHYCARDKARMAFRERLGDGQFTKSTHLYFDDAGPEARIDLATLLANPMPGQHLYVCGPGGFIIAVLAAAKAAGWDDHCIHREFFAAASPVQPVDPRTFQVKLSSDGRVIDIPHDKTVLQVLLAEGLEIPTSCREGVCGMCLTRVLYGEPDHQDFYLSDDEKAANNQFLPCCSRSKSPLLVLDL
- a CDS encoding aromatic ring-hydroxylating dioxygenase subunit alpha, which produces MFLYNSWYVAATPKELADGHVVARTILSHKIALFQTESGQYAAVHDACIHRQAPLSLGKVVGETIQCRYHGARFGTHGRCTHVPGQAVISPKAIVRSYPVCERHGFIWIWMGEPELAVDESTIPSSLALLDTNSEIRSCTGLFESMRANYRLLNDNLFDITHAEFVHPESFGGEEVHFYRNAQPGSEPMDRGLTYEIKERSIHFRTHADSLGDEGAPLWPMMMAQALNKESWTGPLDFTMEVSWHAPCYTTFHISLRPAGQPQAKAVEFHDFHAAIPETEKSSHYFYTVGINYGNENTLSHLAEETRNVFKQDVILLEAQQISVGDLDVFTVPHASFNGDRLQLEGRKILDRLVSEERDSKIIARES
- a CDS encoding ring-hydroxylating dioxygenase ferredoxin reductase family protein, which encodes MKEQIHQVTLNFADGVSRSFDVAAKSTILDAALAADVPLLYQCQSGSCSSCIAQLSEGDAVTRAGASSTLLASEYTAGQRLLCVCQARSDCTFELGYSSEVGSSVAKEVHAFVDSVDRIASNVMRLSLELADGEWLDFRPGQFVQVEVPGFGVVRSYSPSSTLSNMPKLELLVRLLPGGAMSSYLEERAQVEDVLTLSGPYGAFFLREEKRRAPHIFIAGGTGLAPILSMIDALHQGSGRKPPMLLNFGCATPDALFCLDEIELRQQWLPSLEARICVDREPEPGMHQGSPVSALCEGDVNSADTVAYLCGPQPMINAATTRLIELGVDPANIFSELFVASH
- a CDS encoding acetylornithine deacetylase, producing the protein MQLTKPAPFSPEQMKWYEQACAKIDPQRLQNLLLAITDIHSPTGAARAASEHMVGYLKKIGMEARYQPMGFSSGNVLGELRGSGGGAAVLLYAPIDTHLEGDSSEKLLTGGSYEADMRPSAQKVDDWVFGLGSSNPKAMVATLTEVATALIEAEVPLIGDLLVGMADGGMPVDLSARQHAGMSNGVVHMLSRGAAPDFAVVMKPWNWVYHEEPGMGWFKLRVHGTLGYAGVPRGTPGFRSSVVPAATVIQDLEQWIIDYAEHNTSGQIKPHGWIAGVRGGDPERPAFPSAVTEIFFDVRINPRTSPAAVKAQFGAFVRELEAQRPELVLDWEMYGSVPGGTTDPQNWIIQSCLRGWEHIERRPHGVPDLLGGQTDGAALRRFGIPTARIGWPWPADGAPLAVTEGLGGMGATYIPDLIPCAKKIMYALIDTLTRSRHELGL
- a CDS encoding S-(hydroxymethyl)glutathione dehydrogenase/class III alcohol dehydrogenase; its protein translation is MIKSRAAVAFAANQPLQIVEVDVEPPKAGEVLVRVVATGVCHTDAYTLSGNDSEGIFPCILGHEGGGIVEAIGEGVTSLAVGDHVIPLYTAECGQCKYCTSGKTNLCQAVRATQGKGVMPDGTTRFSYQGQPIYHYMGCSTFSEFTVLPEISLAKIPKDAPLEKACLLGCGVTTGIGAVLNTAKVEEGATVAIFGLGGIGLAAIIGARMAKAGRIIVIDINPAKFDIARELGATDFVNPKEQSKPIQDVIVEMTDGGVDYSFECVGNVQLMRAALECCHKGWGESTIIGVAGAGQEISTRPFQLVTGRVWRGSAFGGVKGRTELPSYVEKAQNGEIPLDTFITHNLPLEAINQAFELMHAGKSIRTVIHFDC
- a CDS encoding VOC family protein — its product is MSVFTHVTVGTNDLNKARSFYDNVLGKLGQKRIADLGDNGSIWGENAPSFFVMKPANGAPASVGNGVTVSFEAPSRAAIDAFHAAALAAGGTCEGLPGLRGWAPNAYAAYARDLDGNKLAAYCFKPA
- a CDS encoding NTP transferase domain-containing protein; amino-acid sequence: MKTPQVTLPTQSPTIIILAAGLGSRFLQSGGDTHKLEAPLNGIPVLDRVLRTAADSKLPYHIVHQVAGEVVGMGESISRGVRATEHANGWLILPGDLPLATANSLLQVAQNLASCPVVAPVWCGQWGHPVGFGPECFDALIALRGDSGAASIVKKYQQAGTALMLLLDDQGIVLDIDTVEDLTQAEEILKSRNK
- a CDS encoding integrase gives rise to the protein MDEISLKNDGPGWRNEAGEVITMHGFRSSFRDWAAETTLFANIVPEMALAHKISSATEAAYRRGDRLEKRKQLMEE
- a CDS encoding LysR family transcriptional regulator — translated: MTSRRHLLGSMNRLVAFEVAARRCNFTRAAEELLISQPAISRQIKELEHTLGVALFVRFGTRLELTEAGRKLLSSVTVAFENIEHTALTLRPAVEDSAVVRLRTSVAASNWLLPALSDFYAANPDVLLQLICIDESPSVDIADFDIEVRFGSGNWSDGVSYPLLDEVILPVASPEFLHQHSINKVEDLCNVPLLQLATHHSPLMDWKQWLPIKALDKPASTLLRYYSTYSTLLDAAVYGHGVALGWKYYAAEAIVRGDLCPMLSLRKTSRLKEFLVVNRQHMSKPHVIRTTDWIRAYAESTRIRFSDV
- the proV gene encoding glycine betaine/L-proline ABC transporter ATP-binding protein ProV, translated to MKCKLEVKNLFKVFGGCPDEAIRLVKEGRERTETFARTGQSLAVNNASFSVYEGEIFVVMGLSGSGKSTLVRLLNRLINPTCGQVLFDGVDIASMSESQLRELRRRHISMVFQSFALMPHLTVLQNVAFGLELAGEPRSERNQKAQKVLEQVGLGTRSNSFPHELSGGMQQRVGLARALASDPSVLLMDEAFSALDPMIRAEMQDELKRLQRNDKRTIIFISHDIEEAFRIGDRIAIMQDGVVVQVGTKEEIVKQPRNDYVRSFFKNVDVTHVYSALDVSDMPAESLLDASRHSLQEARARLLANDLEFGYVVDEQGKFLGIVSIASLDAGIELKGQADLLCALLGATHSVASTASVCSLYNTLANFRHDLPVVDPDGQFCGAISRSRVFELLGRKPLAAETPLVGVNEPDTCC